Within the Leptospira stimsonii genome, the region TTCGTTGCTCATGGAGTCGACGAGTCGGTAGTTGTCCCCTAACGGAACAATCAATTCTTCTTCCATGGTTTCCATAAGTGCCGCGGCGGTATCTTTGAGAGAGGCTCCTAGTATTTTGGATTGAATTCCGAGATCAAAATTACTACCTATGCAAGAAGCAAGTTTCAAAGTTTCTTGCGTTCGAGGAGAAAGTTTTTTGATTCTTCTAATGAGAAGTTCGACTACGTTATCCGAAATTTCAGTATTCTTGATTTTTTCAAGATTCCAAATCCATTTTCCGGTGACGGTAGTATTCCCTTTTTTGTAGTAGATCACTTCGTCTTTCGAAAGTTGTTTTAGGAGTTCGTTGATGAAAAACGGATTTCCTCTCGTTTTTGAAAATACGACTTCCGCAAAGCTCATAGTATCTTCGGAAGAAGAGTGAAGGCTGTCCATTAGTAATTCGTTTACGTTTTCCAAGCTGAGCGGTTTTAACGAAATTTTGTCGGGTCGAAATCCTTCCTTTTCTAGATTAGAAATCAAGACGGAAAAAGGGTGGGTTGAATCCACTTCATTGTCTCTATAAGCTAACATTAGAAAAAGGTAACTTACCGAAACGTCCTCGACCAGATTTTTTACCAACTCCAAGGAAGCAGTATCGGCCCATTGAAGATCGTCTAAAAAGATCGCGAGCGGATGCTCTGCGTTGGAAAACACCTTGATAAAGTTTTGAAAGACTACGTAGAATCTATTTGCGTTTTCTTGAGCCCCCAATTCCGGAACTGCCGGCTGTTTGCCGATGATAAACTCCAACTCCGGAATCACGTCTGTGATTACTTTTCCGTTGCTTCCCAATGAATTTTGAATTTGTTTTTTCCATTCTTCGATTTTCTCCGGGGACTCAGTTAGAATCTGTTCAATGAGGCTTGAAAAAACCTGAATGATCGCGCTGAAGGGGACATTTCGATTGTATTGGTCAAACTTGCCCGCTATAAAATATCCCTTCGATTCGGTTAGAGGTTTGTTGATTTCCCTTACTAGAGAAGACTTCCCGACCCCGGAGTATCCCGCGATCAAAATCACGCTCGTTCTTCCCGTATCGGTTACTCTTTTGAATTCGCCTAACAACGACTGTATGTATTCTTCTCTTCCGTATAACTTTTGAGGAATCTTAAATTCTTGCGAATAATCCTTGGAGCCTAACGCGAAAGCGGGGACGTCTCCTACTTCGAGCCATTTTTGCTGAACGGTTTCTAAATCCGCCTTCAAACCTTCCGAAGTCTGGTAGCGATCTTCAGCGGTTTTGGAAAGCAATTTTAGAACGATTTGAGAAAGAGCTTCCGGGATTTCAATTCTGAGTTTGCGAGGATCGACGGGGGATTTTGCGAGATGAAAGTGAACGAGTTCCAGAAGATCTTCGCTTTCGAACGGAAGTTTCCCGGTGATGAGTTCGTAGAACGTGATTCCCAAGGAATAAAAATCGCTTCTGTAATCGACGGAGCGATTCATTCTTCCCGTTTGTTCCGGGGACACATAGTGAATGCTTCCTTCGAGTCGATTCGGATTGGACCAGGAAGTTTCTTCTTTGGAAAGACGGGTGGAGATCCCGAAGTCCACGATTCTTAAAACGCTTCCCTCCGGATTGAAGATGATATTGTCCGGTTTTAAATCCTTGTGTATTACTTTTTTATTATGTATTTCGCCGAGTCTTTCCGTAAGATCGATCGCAATTTTGAAAAAGTCCTTGAGGTTGACCGGTTTTTTACCGGAAAAATGTTTTAGGGTTCCTCCCGGAACAAACTCCAATACGAGGATAAACCCCTCCGGAATTTTTTCCATCGCAAATGCGTGGATCATTTTTTCCGAAGCGAGATAATTCAAGATTTCGAATTCGTTTCTCAAATTTACGACAGCCGGATGCAGTTCGTCCAGGATGGGAATGTATTTGACGACCACCTGTGCCCCGTCCTTGGTTCGAACGGCTTTGTAAACTTCCGTCGACGAATCCGAATTCATTCTTTCTTTTAGATCATAGCCTTCAATTTTCATATCTGTTTTATTTCCCGTTTTTTCTCTCTTTCTTCAGAGACGAAATAGGAGTCCTCCCCAATAAAATCCTCCGCCGACGGCCGGAGTGAGGAAGACGTCTCCTTTTTTGAATTTTCCTTTATAATAAAATTCTGATAGAACGATCGGAATGGAAGCCGCGGATGTGTTTCCTACACGTTCAAAGTTCATGAGAATTTTTTCTCTTGGGAACTTCGTCCTTTTGAGAACGTCTTGAACCACAACGTCCGTTCCGGGGTGTGGGACCACCCAATCGATGTCGTCTATCGTTAAACCGTTTTTCTCCAGGAGTTGATCCATGGATTTGAGAGTGAGATCCGCCGCATTTGTGACAAGTTCCGGATAACTCTTAACATAGCTCTGAGGAGGTGGTCCTGTGACGATGATTCCGGAAAGGTCGCCGTCGTCTTGTAAGAATGAATCGATGATTCCAAAATTCTTATCCCCCGTAAATTCTAAGAAGGCTCCGGCCGCCGCGTCTCCCGCGGTGAATTCTCCATAACCTCCCATGCGTGTTCGTACGGAGAATCGTTCGCTTCCGATGACCAACGCATTCTTAAATTTGCCGGAACTTAAAAACGCGGAAGCCGTTTGAACTCCGTGGACGAATCCGGTGCAGGCCGTACTTACGTCGAAGGCGAGCGCATTTTTTGTTCCCGATAATTTGGATGCTTGCGGGGCGAGATCGGGAAGATAGTAACGATCGGTCCAGTTTGCAAGAATGTAGAGATCCACCTCTTCCGGCTTTTTCCCTGCGTCTTTCAGAGCCATCTCGGCCACTTTCGCCGCCATATACATAGGCGTTTCTTTCTCATTCGCCCTTCTTCTTTCGTTGACTCCGATATTTCCGATGACTGCTTTTTCCGCGGGGTGCATTTCGGGAAATTTCAACCGCGAACGGATTTCTTCATTCGTCACGATCGTTTCTGGAAAATAATGACCAAAACCGGTGATTCTCACTCCGTTGCTTGTTAGATTTTTTCCGCTCATTTATTTCCCCTAAGTAAATTCGAATTTTATTTTATTATGGAAGTCTTGTATATACCATAAATTGTTCTATGTAAATCTTTTCCGGGTCCAATTCTCTTAAAACGGTGAGTTCCTCCGGGGTAACCGGTTTTTCTTCTTGAAGAGGAAGGTCCTCATCCGGGGGAAGCCAAGAAGTATAGCGAAGAACCGCCTCATCCGGTTCCATTTCCTCGTCCGAGGGAGGGGCGATCCAATGTGTGAATTCGAAAACGTGGTCCGAGTTCGGTTGTCTCTGAAATCTACCGAATTGGCAAATCGCTTCCATGACTCGATCACCCACTGAAGTAATGTAATTTACTTTTTTTACGAATCTTCCTCGATTTGCTTTCGCTACCACGATACAATCCGCACTCGCCGCGATGTCGTTTGCGCCTCCGGAACCGACGAGAAATTTTCCTTTGGTCGTTCTGGTTGAATTGATGTTCCCGAACCAATCCACTTCCGCCGCGCCCAAAACTCCAAGACAATGATCCGGAACCACCGTTCCTAAAATACTCGTGATGTCCGATAACATCGTGCAATCTTTCGTATGCAATTGGCTGAATAAAAAAACGTCTCCGGTATGAGGTTTCATGGAATAGAATCCCAGTTCCGTGATGACCTGAACTTGGATTCCCTCCTTTTCCAAAAAATGAGCGGCCGTCCAAGCGGAAATATGCGCGGCTCCAATTCCCGCAAGAATCGTCTTGTATCCTTTTGTCTTTACGTATTCTTGAATCGCCCTTGCGGCGAGGATGATCATCTGTTCGGAATCGTTTACCGTCTTCGGATCTTCCAGTTTGAGCGCCTTGTTTTCCTTTGGAATCTGCTTCAATCTTCTGAGACGAGTTTTTCCCAAACGATCCAAATATTCCGCGTGTCCTCCGGGAAGATTTACGAAATCCGAATACCATTTTTCCGCCTTGGAAGGTACGTTCGCCGCTTCATTGGCTTCGATTTGAAATTCGTAATCGTCGAGATAGGTGGAAAGTCCTTCGAACACGGAAATTCCCGGAAGAGGAAACACTCGAAGAGATTGAGGATGTGCTCCGAACTCCGCAACGGAAAGACCTACGATTCGGTTTCCGGGAATGGTAACGAGTTCCGGAGGAATCGAACCTTTCGGAACGATTCGTTCCACGGTTGCGATGACTCCTTGTTTGGCCGCGAGCGCTCCCCAATAACCTTCACCGCTCGGAGGACAGAGTACAAGATTTCCGTCTTCGTCCCCGATGACAGCGTGTAACAAAGTATAGTCCGGGTTCAAAGGAAGAATGTAGGCTAGATCCGTTCCTTTTTTACCTTTATAATCCTGAGTATAAGGAAGGGTTTCCTTTTGCGAAACGCTTTGTGGATCCGGAAACAGAAAAGCAGTTTTGCCTAACTTATCCAAGATCATATCGCTTCCCAAAAGAGAATTTGTAATAAATCCGGGAAGACGCATCGCTCCGGCCATCAGTCTTTGTACGAGACTCAACAGAGACCAGAGTTCGAGTTCGAACGGAGTTCCGTCCAAGAGGTTGGAGTAGAGAGAATTCGGAGAAGGTTTCGGATAGTTGTCGCCCGCAAAACCCGTGATCATTTTTTTTACGATCTTGGAAATCGTGAGTGCGTGCGCGCTCGAATGAATCCCCGCCATGCTGATCGTAAATTCCGGATTTGTGAATTGAAAGCAACGCGCAAGAGAATAGATGAGCGCGTTGGGTCTGGACATCGTCGCGGAAAGATGAAGCGACATTCCGGGCTTCACGATTTCTCGGATCATTTCATCCGGGTTTGTAAAGATCTTCTTGTTTGCTTCCAATGATTCTATGTTTCCCGGATCAGTATGAATATTCTGATTTTGTTTCCTATCCGCAGAGAATTTTCTTTCTCGGAATACTACGAGAAAAAGAGAAAATTCATTACAGACAATTTGGAGTTTTTCAAAATCCTAAATTTTTTCTTTCGATTCTTTTTCAACAAACACCGAGTAGATTTTGGTGTGTCTCAATGGTGGAAAGATCTTCCTTGAAGAAGGCACGCTAGCAAGAACTTTTTGAAGGAGAATTCAAAAACCATCCTAGGTTATAAAGAATCACTCGATGA harbors:
- a CDS encoding CoA-transferase, with product MEANKKIFTNPDEMIREIVKPGMSLHLSATMSRPNALIYSLARCFQFTNPEFTISMAGIHSSAHALTISKIVKKMITGFAGDNYPKPSPNSLYSNLLDGTPFELELWSLLSLVQRLMAGAMRLPGFITNSLLGSDMILDKLGKTAFLFPDPQSVSQKETLPYTQDYKGKKGTDLAYILPLNPDYTLLHAVIGDEDGNLVLCPPSGEGYWGALAAKQGVIATVERIVPKGSIPPELVTIPGNRIVGLSVAEFGAHPQSLRVFPLPGISVFEGLSTYLDDYEFQIEANEAANVPSKAEKWYSDFVNLPGGHAEYLDRLGKTRLRRLKQIPKENKALKLEDPKTVNDSEQMIILAARAIQEYVKTKGYKTILAGIGAAHISAWTAAHFLEKEGIQVQVITELGFYSMKPHTGDVFLFSQLHTKDCTMLSDITSILGTVVPDHCLGVLGAAEVDWFGNINSTRTTKGKFLVGSGGANDIAASADCIVVAKANRGRFVKKVNYITSVGDRVMEAICQFGRFQRQPNSDHVFEFTHWIAPPSDEEMEPDEAVLRYTSWLPPDEDLPLQEEKPVTPEELTVLRELDPEKIYIEQFMVYTRLP
- a CDS encoding ketoacyl-ACP synthase III; its protein translation is MSGKNLTSNGVRITGFGHYFPETIVTNEEIRSRLKFPEMHPAEKAVIGNIGVNERRRANEKETPMYMAAKVAEMALKDAGKKPEEVDLYILANWTDRYYLPDLAPQASKLSGTKNALAFDVSTACTGFVHGVQTASAFLSSGKFKNALVIGSERFSVRTRMGGYGEFTAGDAAAGAFLEFTGDKNFGIIDSFLQDDGDLSGIIVTGPPPQSYVKSYPELVTNAADLTLKSMDQLLEKNGLTIDDIDWVVPHPGTDVVVQDVLKRTKFPREKILMNFERVGNTSAASIPIVLSEFYYKGKFKKGDVFLTPAVGGGFYWGGLLFRL